Within Actinoplanes sp. L3-i22, the genomic segment ACCGTGACGATGTCCGGGGCGTGCTGGAACAGTGCCTGGAACCGCTCGTCGGCGCGCCGACGCTGGATCTGGCTGCGGTAGCCGAGCACCGAGATGCCGACCACGCCGATCAGCAGCATGACGAGCAGCGTGATGTTCACCGTCTGGCTGCGGCGGTGCACCGCGCCGTCGAAGGTGGACTTGGTCTGGGTGCGTACGTAGGAGTAGCCGCTGGGCAGGCCGCCGACCACGATCGCGATCATCGACGTGCTGCCGGACCGGTACTCGACGAACCGGGTGCCGGAGCCCTTGGCCAGCTGGGTCACGATCGCCTCGTCGGCCCGGCTGCCGACCAGGTCGGGCACGCTGCTCGCGGCCACGATCCCGGCGCTGTCCACCACGTCCGTACGGTGGTTGCCGCTGGCCAGCTGCACGGTGTACTTCTGCAGCGAGGTGATCGCCACCTGGTTGAGCCCGATCAGGAAACCGACCGGGTCGCCACCGGCCAGGATCGGCACCGCCACCGCCGCGAGCGCGATGCCGTCCACCGTCATCACCGAGGAGAAACCGACCTCGGAGCCACTGGCGAACTGCTTGCGCATCGGCGCCCAGCCGGCGTTGTCGGCGGCCGGGACCCCGGCGGTCCGGCTCGCGTTCAGCACGTTGCCGTCCAGGTCGGTGATCAGCATGCCGTACTCGAAGGTGGTGCTCTTCGACGCGGCCATGACCAGCAGCGCGTGGTCGGCGGCGCCGCCCTTGGCCATCGACAGCGTGTGGTCGGCCAGGACCTGCGCCAACTCCTGCGCTGAGAGCAGCTGGAGCTGACCGGTCAGGGTCGCGTTGTTGGTGCCCAGCTCAGTGCTGTCGGCGCGGTGCACCGTGTCGGCTGCGCTCAGCGCCGAGCGGTTCACCATGATGGCGACCCCGCCGGCAGCTGCGAGCAACAACAGGCTGACTAACACCGCGATCCAGTTCCGTACCCGCATCGCGTCTTCCTCCTCACCGCATGACATCGGCAGAAGATCGCCCGGCTGAATGAACCTGCGGCACAAAACCACCCGCAAACGGGGAGGCGCGCGCACCCATCGACCCCTGATGATGAGGAGGTACCGACCCGACGCCCCCGTCGATGATCGGAGCTTGCATGCGCAAACAGGTGGTCGAACCCGCACCGATGAGGTCCGGCCTACGGATCCCCCGGCCTCGACGATCCACCGACCCGGCAGCGCCACCGACCCGCGCCCGCATCGTGCGAGCCCCGCTCAGTCTCACCGGCGCCGGACTCGCCGCCGTGTTCTTCTGCCTCGCGTTCACCCCGTCGCTGCTCCCCCGGAACGGGGTCCTGCAGGGCGTGGTGGCCGGGATCACCGCCGCGATGGGGTACGCGCTGGGCACCGCGATCGGGGCACTGATCCGGCTCCGGTTCCGGTTCTCCCCCCGCGCGGTCCGGATCTGGTGGCGGGTGCTGGCCGTGCTGCTGCTCCCGATGATCGCCACCTGCCTGGTGCTCGGCGTGCGCTGGCAACGGGAGCTGCGGCTGCGGCTCGGGATGGCGCCGGCGCAGGAGTACGACATCGTCCGTACCGTCGGAGCCGGCCTGCTCACCTTCGGCCTGATCCTGCTGATCGCCCGCGCCCTGCGCCTGGCCACGCACGGCTGCGCCCAGGTGTTCCGGCTGGTCGTGCCGGAGCGGGCGGCGTACTGCGCGGGCACCGTGGTGGTCGCCGTGCTCAGCTACAGCGCGTTCGACGGCCTGCTGGTCGCGCACCTGTTCGCGGTCGCCGACCGGTCCGCCGCGGTGATCAACAACGGGACCGGGAACGGGGTGCGGATCCCGAGCTCACCACTGCGCTCCGGGGGACCGGACTCGCTCGTGCCCTGGGACACCCTGGGCCGGCAGGGGCGGAACTTCGTGGCCAGCGCACCCAGCCCGGACGAGCTGGCCACGTTCGCCGGGCACCCGGCGATGGAGCCGATCCGCCTCTACGCCGGGCTGGCCTCGGCCGGCACCATGCGGGAACGCGCCGACCTGGTGGTCCGCGAAATGGATCGGACCGGCGCGTTCCAGCGTCAGGTGGTGGCGCTGTTCACCCCGACCGGCACCGGCTGGGTGGACAACCGGGTCACCCAGTCCCTGGAGTACATGTATGCCGGGAACACCGCGCTGGTCTCCATGCAGTACTCCTACCTGCCCAGCTCGATCGCGTTCGTCGGCGACCGGTCGGCGGTGGTGGACGCGGCGTCCGCGCTGATCACGGCGGTGCGCCAGCGCTGGTCGGCACTGCCCGCCGGCCATCGGCCCAAGCTGCTGCTGTTCGGCGAGAGCCTCGGGACGTACGGCATCGAGTCGACCTTCGGCAGCGCCGCCGACCTGGTGAACGGGGCGGACGGGGTGCTGATGGAGGGGCCGACCTTCGCCAACCCGATCCACCAGCGGCTCACCCGGCAGCGGGCGCCCGGCACGCCGGTCTGGGACCCGGTCTATCCGGGGCTGCCGGTGGAGTTCGCCGACACCGGGGAGGAACTGCGCAATCGGCCCGGTCCCCAGCCCAAGGTGGTCTACCTGCAGAACTCGTCCGACCCGGTGGTCTGGTGGAACTGGAGCCTGCTGTGGAAGCGGCCGCCGTGGCTGCACGGCGAGCGCGGGCCGGACGTCACCCCGGCCATGCACTGGTTTCCCTGGGTGACGTTCTGGCAGACCACGTGCGACCTGGTCTTCGCCAACCAGGCGCCGACCGGGCACGGGCACGTCTACAAGTCGACGACGGTGGACGGGTGGGCGACGGTCGCGCCGCCGCCGGGGTGGACCGTGGCCGACACGATGCGGCTGCGGGAGCGGCTGGGCAACTGACCTGATCGGGGCGGGGTTTGCCGGCGTACCGGGGCAATTGGCTTTTTGGGGTTTTTGTCAGCGTTTGAGCCAGGGCTGCAGGGCTCGGGTGACCCGGGGCAGCACCAGGTAGGTCATGATCGGGGTCAGCACCAGCGTGGTGATCATCGTGCGCAGGACGAGGTGCAGGCCGGTCAGGTAGGGGGCGAGCAGCCAGCCGGCGAGCAGGCTGACCGGGAAGAAGCCCAGCCAGATGGTGACCGCCTGCTTCCAGCGCGGCGGAGTCTGCACGTCCTGCTTGACGTGCAGCTCGCGCGGCGGGTCGAACCAGCCCTCGATGCCGGTGCGCCGCTCCACCCGGGTGTGCTCGACGAAACCCTCCGCGGAGGTCAGCCACCAGCGCCGCTGCGGGGACTCCTCCCAGTCCCGCAGCGCCTCCGCGTCGGCGAAGCGGTAGAGCATGTGCCACTCCGGCGAGCCCGGCTCGGGCTGGACCCAGCCGGTGCCGAGAAACCCCGGGAAGTCCTCGGCCAGGGAGGCTCCGGCTCGCACCCAGGCGGTCATCTCCGCCGCTCGCGACGGGTCGGCGCGGCGGGTGATGGCGACGGTGACAGCGGATTCCATGTCTCACATTGTGGTACGGAACTGTTTCGGGTCGGTGGCGTACCGCCGATCAGTGCCGTGCCACACACCTGTCGAGCCGGTATGTTCTGCGAGCATGACGATCAAACGAAGGTTGTCGATGGTCCTGGGCGTGCTCGCGGTGATCGCCACCCCGGTCCCCGCAGCCGCCTCCCCCGCAGCCGCCTCCCCCGCTGCCGCTTCCGCCGGCTCTTCCGCCGCGTCGGCGTCTGCCGGCTCTCCCGATTTTTCGGCTTTTTCCGATTTTTTGGCTCTTTCTGCCGCGTCGGCGCCCGCCTCTTCCGCCGCGTCGGCGCCCGCCTGGCGGCTCACCGACACCGGGACCACCGCTCGGTTCCGTGGGCTGGCCCCGGTCAGCGCCTCGGTCGCCTGGGTGGCCGGCAGCGCCGGGACCGTCCTGCGCACCGTCGACGGCGGCCGCACCTGGTCCTCGGTCGGCCCGGCGGACGCCGCTGAGCTGCAGTTCCGGGACATCGAGGCGTTCGACGCCCGGCACGCGGTGGCGCTGACCATCGGCTCCGGCACCGACTCCCGGATCTACACCACCGCGGACGCCGGGAAGACCTGGACCCGGACGTTCCAGAACGAGGACGCGGCCGCGTTCTACGACTGCATGACGTTCCTCGACCGGCGGCACGGCCTGGCCCTCTCCGACCCGGTCGACGGAAAGTTCCGGATCCTCGCCACCCGCGACGGCGGCCGGTCCTGGTCCGTCCTCCCGGCCACCGGCATGCCCGCGGCCCTCGACGGCGAGTTCGCCTTCGCCGCCAGCGGCACCTGCCTGGTCTCCACCACCCCCGGCCACCTCACCGCACGCGACTCCGCCACCCCGGCCGACCACCTCGCCTCGCGCGACCCCGCCGCTCCGGCCGGTGACTCCTCCGCTCCGGCCAACCGCCTCGCCTCGCGTGACTCCTCCGGCCAGGCCGACCAACTCGCCTCGCGTGACTCCGCCGGCCAGGCGTTCTTCGCCACCGGGGGCGGCGCGACCGCCCGGGTGTTCAGCTCCCGCGACCTCGGGCGCACCTGGCAGGTCACCGCGACCCCGATCCCGAGCGGCCCGAGCGCCGGCATCTACGGCCTGGCCTTCCGCGACCCGGCCCACGGCCTCGCCGTCGGCGGCGACTACACCGTCCCGGAATCCGCTCCGTCCGGCGCGGCGGTCACCCGGAACGGCCGCACCTGGACGGTGTCCCGGACGGTCCCGGGCGAATACCGCTCCGGCGTCACCTGGTCCGGCTCGCACGACGCGCTCACGGTCGGCCCGACCGGCAGCGACCTCTCCCGCGACGGCGGCTTGACCTGGCAACGCTTCGACACCGGCAGCTTCGACGCCGTCGCCTGCGTGGGTCACGCCTGCTGGGCCTCCGGGGAACAGGGCCGCGTGGCCCGCCTGACCTGGCCCCACTAACCCCACCCAGGACAAGCACAGTTCGCCAAACCACCGAAGGCCACAAACGGCTGCAAACGCCGGCACGAGAGGGGCGGGAACGGACCGCAAGCGCGGGTTCAGGTCGCGACGACCGAGCGGGCGGACGCGGGCGGGCAGGCGACGCGTGGACGAGCGGGCCCGGGCGAGCAGGCGGGCCTGGCCGAGCAAGCAGGCCCGCCCGGGCACGGGCCGACGCGGGCCGGCGCGGGCGCGGGCCGGCGCGGGCCGGCGCGGGCCGGCGCGGGCGCGGGCCGGCGCGGGCCGGCGCGGGCGCGGGCGCCAACAGGCGCGAGCCAAACGGCCAAGGACGAGCCACACGGTCAAGCGCGCGCCACACGGTCAAGCGCGGGCCAGACGGGGGCGAAACGGGGGCGAGCGGGCGCAGGCAAGCAGGCGAACGCGCAGGTCGGCAGGTCAGGCGTTGAGGAAGGTCAGGACGGCCAGGACTCGGCGGTTGTCGTCGTCGGACGGGGGAAGGTCGAGCTTGGTGAAGATGCTGTTGATGTGTTTGCTGACCGCCTTCTCCCCGACGAACAGTTTGGTGGCGATCGCCGCGTTGGAGCGGCCCTCCGCCATCAGGCCGAGGACCTCTCGTTCCCGGCCGGTGAGGGCGGACAGTGGCGACTGGCGGCGGGCCAGCAGCTGGTAGACGACCTCCGGGTCCATGGCGGTGCCGCCGGTGGCGACCCGGCGGACGGCGTCGACGAACTGGGCGACGTGCGAGACGCGGTCCTTGAGCAGGTAGCCGACGCCGCCGCTCCGGTCGGAGAGCAGCTCGCGGGCATATAGCGGCTCGACGTGCTGGCTGAGGACCAGCACCGGCATCCCGGGGATCACGCCGCGCGCGGCGATCGCGGCCTGCAGGCCCTCGTCGGTGAACGTCGGCGGCAGGCGCACGTCCACCACGGCCACGTCCGGACGGTGCTCCACCAGGGCGGGCAGCAGCGCCGGCCCGTTGTCCACGGCGGACACCACCTCGCAGCCGTGCGCGGTCAGCAGTCGGGTCAACCCGTCCCGGAGGAGGGCGTGGTCTTCGGCGAGAACGACGCGCAAGGCAGCTCCATGGTCACGACGGTCGGTCCGCCCGGAGGGCTGGACAGCCTCATCGTGCCATCGAAAGCGGAGAGACGGCGCTCGATACCTCGCAGGCCGGTGCCGCCGGTCGGGTTCGCGCCGCCCAGCCCGTCGTCGCTGACCTGCATGACCAGCATCGTTCCGGTGTGCCAGAGATCGACCCGGCCGTGCTGGGCGAAGCTGTGCCGGGTGGTGTTGGCGAGCGCCTCGGCGACCGCGAAGTAGGCCGCCGACTCGACCGGGGTGTCCAGCCGCCCGGACAGCGCGGTCTCCACCGTGATCGGGATCGGCAGCGCCAGGGCGAGCGCGCGGACCGCCCCGTCCAGCCCGCGCTCGGCGAGCACCGGCGGGTGGATGCCGCGGACCAGGTGGCGCAGGTCGGCGAGCGCCGCGCTGCTGGTCTCCCGCGCCTCGGCGAGCAGCTTGCGGGCACCGTCCGGATCGGTCTCCACCATCTCCTCGGCCAGGCCGATCGTCATGCCCAGCGACACCAGCCGGACCTGGGCGCCGTCGTGCAGGTCACGCTCGATCCGGCGGAGCTCGGCGGCCTGCGCGTCGACCGTGTCGGCCCGGGTGACGGTGAGGTGGCTGACCCGCAGGCGCAGGTCGGCGTTGCGGGTCGGGGCGAGCAGCAGCCGGCCGAAGAGCGCGTCGAAGCGGCGGAGATAGGGAGCCGCGGTCAACCCGATGAACAGGATCAGCACGCCCTGCGGCAGGGACAGGAACGCGTCGCCGACCGTCTCGAACGGCCAGATCGCGCCGTAGCCATACCACCCCGTGCCGAGCCAGATCCAGAGCGGGATGAGCAGCGTGCCCTCGAGGCCGTAGAGCGGAATGGCCAGACCGGCCACGCCGAGAGTGACACCGATCACGGCGCCCGGCACCAGCCAGGCGAAGTCGCGCCAGGTGGCCGGGTCGGTCACGACCCATCGGAAGTGCCGCCAGCCGCCGAGAACGGCCCGTTCCGGGGCCGGGCGATAGGGCCGCGGGATCGTGACACCGGACCGCGCGGCGATCCGGCGGCCCAGGTCGGCACGCGCCCTGACCAGGCGGGTGACCAGCGGGAACAGCACCATCCCGACCCCCGGCACCACGGTCAGCGCCAGGGTCACCACCGAGAGCACGAGCAGTGGCAGGTTCAGCACCGCCAGGGGGATCGCGATCAGCCCGCCGAGGACGGCACGGAGCCCGCCGTGAATCCAGTCACGCGAGTCCATGGCCTCCATCCTGACCACCCACCGCACGCTTGTCGGTAGTGCCAGCACTACCCCGGTTCGGGTGCCTGCACTGCTGACCGGAGGGCGCCGAACCGGAAGGCTCGACCGGTATGACGACCATGACGGAGCGGCCGCGGGCCGCCGGAAGTGATTTCGCGGAGTTGAACCGACGGATCAACGCGGCCGGTCTGCTGCGCCGCCGGCCCGGCTACTACGCCGTGCGCCTGGGTCTGGCCGCGCTCGCGCTGGTCGGCGGCTGGGCGGCGTTCTTCCTGGTCGGCGCGTCCTGGTGGACGCTCGCCGTGGCGGCCTTCCTGGCCGTGGTGTTCGCGCAGGTCGCGCTCGTCGCGCACGATCTCGCGCACCGGCAGGTCTTCCGCACCAACCGGCCGAGCTCGCGGGCCGGTCTGCTGGCCGGCAACCTGGCGATCGGGATGTCCTACGGGTATTGGATGGACAAGCACACCAAGCATCACGCCAATCCGAATCACGACGACCTCGATCCGGACGTCGGGCCGGGCGTGCTGGTCTGGTCGCCGGAGCAGGCCCGCGGCAAGGGATTCCTGGTCAGACACCAGGCCTGGCTGTTCTTCCCGCTGCTCACCCTGCTGGGTCTCTCGCTGAAGCGGGACAGCGTCCGCGCGCTGCGCAACGGGACGGTGAAGCAGCGCGGGCTGGAGTCGGTCCTGCTCGGCGCGCACTTCCTCGGCTACGCGGCGGCGCTGCTGCTGGTGCTGACCCCGCTGCAGGCGCTGGCGTTCCTCGTCGTACACCAGGCGCTTTTCGGGGTTTATCTGGGAATGACCTTCGCGCCCAATCACAAGGGCATGCCGCACCCGGACGGAACCGAGGACTATCTGCGCAAGCAGGTGCTGACCTCACGCAATGTGCGGGGCGGGTTCCTGACCGACGTGGCGCTCGGCGGGCTGAACTATCAGATCGAGCACCACCTTTTCCCGGCGATGCCGACACCCAATCTGCCGAAGGCGCAGCCGATCGTGCGGGAATACTGCGCGGAGATCGGCGTCCCCTACGAGATGACCGGTCTGATCGATTCCTACAAGCAGGCCCTGAGCCATTTGCACGAGGTCGGCGCGGAACTGCGTGCCGACAGATCATGAAACAAAATCCGGAAAACAAGGCCGCCCGGGGGCGCGCTCGGCGCGCGCCCCACGGCCGCATTCATGAAAACAATTCGGGGGTACGGCGTCAGCCGATCCCGATGTTGTTGTGCGCGCTCACCGGAGCGAACCGCCGGTTGCCCAGCCAGACCGCGTCGTACCCGTTGACGAGCAGGTTCGCCAGCGAGACGGGCGGCGGGACGGGCCCGTTCTTGCACTCGGCCCAGCCACCGAAGTCGGTGGTCGCCTCGCAGAGCGGGAAGCGCTCACCGGTGGTGGTGAACTGGATCGGCAGGCCGGCCACCGGGTGACCGTCCCACGTCGTGAAGTGGGCCTTGAGCCCGAGCGTCTCGCGAGCGATGACGTCGAGCGTGCCGTAGTAGGCGGTCGCGTTCATCCGGACGGGACCGAAACGCGGTGCGGTGGGGGCGGCCTGAGCAGGGCTGGAGGCGGCAAGGCCGGCCAGAACCGCGACTGCGGCAAGCCATCGGAGGGTCGTTTGCTTCATGGCGCACAAAACTAGGCGAAGCGGGCGTTTTTCCCAAATCGACACACTCACGGGTGACGAAGATCCTCCCTGACCTGCATGGAGGACAACGCGCGAGCCGGGAAAGCCGCGACACGTGGGTAATGCGAACGGATGACCCGGAGTCGTAGATCACACGGCTCGACCCCGTGCTGTTCTAACTTTTGCGAGGAAGCCGCAACAGGTCTCGTGAAACGCCGAGCCGGTTGTCCATCATCCTTTCGGCTTCTCGTGCGTTAGCCTCTGCGGAAGCGCATCTGCCGACGACATCCATCGGCTTGTCCTGCGCTTTCCTGGCCGTCTTCCGGCGGACATTCAGGCACGCAAGCATGGGGAACATCATTGGACATTGCCATCGTCGGCCTATCCTGCCGTTTTCCGGGGGCGCGCGACGTGGTCGAGTTCTGGGCGAACTCGCTGGCCGCCGCTCATCAATTCCGGCCCGTACCGTCGGGGCGCTGGAATCATGAGACGTTCTATTCCACGAACTTCCGTGACACCCATGCGACGTACACCGACCGGGTGGCCTTTCTTGACGAGGTCGAGAAGTTCGCCGCCCTGCACCACCGCATCCCACCGCGGCGTGCCAAAGCCATGGATCCGCAGCACCGCCTGCTCGTCGACCTGGCCCGCGAGGCCGTTCAGGACGCGGGCTGGGAGCGGCGTCCGTTCGACCGGTCGACCACCGGTGTCTTCGTCGGCCTGAGCACGGCCGACTACAAGGACATGGTCGGGGCCCGGCTCACCGCCAGCATGCTGGCGGACGGGTCGCTGTCCCCCAATGCCAATGATCCCGAGCTGCTCGCGGCGATCGCCGAGGCGGCGAAGGCGGCGATCGACCCGCCGCAGTCGTTCTCGATGGCCGGCTCCCTGCTCAACATGGCGCCGGCCACCGTCAGCGAGCTGCTCGACCTGGGCGGCCCGTCGTTCGCGGTGGACGCCGCCTGCTCGTCCGCGCTGGTGGCCATGCACGAGGCGGTCAACCACCTGCGCACCGGCTCGTGCAGCGCGGCCCTGGTCGGCGGGGTGTTCGTCAACCTCACCCCGAACGCGCTGGTCGGCTTCTCCCGGGTGGGCGCGCTGTCGCCGGCCGGGCTGTGCCGGCCGTTCGACAACCGGGCCGACGGCTTCGTGCTCGGCGAGGGCGGATCCCTCGCGGTGCTCCGGCCGCTGGACGACGCGCTGGAGGCGGGCGACCGCATCTACGCGGTGCTCAACGGCATCGGCACGGCCAACGACGGCAAGGGCGCCGGGCCGATGACCCCGAAGGCGGAGGGCCAGGAGCAGGCCATGCGGGCCGCCTACCGGGACGCGCGCGTCGAGCCGGGCGCGATCGACTTCCTGGAGGCGCACGGCACCGGCACCACGGTCGGCGACAAGGTGGAGATCGAGGCGATCCGCCGGCTGCGGGCCAAGTCCGCGGACCGGCCCTGCTACCTGTCGTCCGGCAAGGCCACCATCGGGCACACGCTGCCCGCGGCCGGCGCGGCCGGGGTGCTGCGGACCGCGCTCGCCCTGCACCACCGCACGGTCCCGCCGCAGCCGGCGACCATGGACCCGCACGCCGAACTGCCGCTGGTGGAGTCCGGTCTGTCGATCGCGACCGAGCCGACGCCGTGGGCGCAGCCGGCCGACGACCGGCGCCGGGCCGGCGTCAGCTCGTTCGGGTTCGGCGGTACGAACGTGCACGCCGTGCTCAGCGAGGCGCCCGAACCGGAGGACGACGGCGACGACGCGGACCGCCCCTGGGTGGTGCTGATCTCCGCGGACAACGGGGAGCTGCTGACGTCGTACGCGGAAAGGTTGTCGGGTTTGATCGCCGCGGACGCGGCCTTGACCCCGGCCGCCGTGGCCCGCACGACCGCCAGCCGCACCCTGCTCAACGCCCGGCTCGCGGTGATGTGCCGGACCCGGGCCGAGCTGGCCGAGCGACTCGCGACGGCGTCCCGGGAGCTGGCCGCCGGGCACACCGGACGGCTGGCCGCCGGCCTGTACGCGAGCGTCACCCCGCTCGCCCCGGAACAGCGCTCGCTGGCCTTCCTCTACCCGGGCCAGGGCTCGCTGCGCCCCGGCGTGCTGCGGGACCTGGTCGCCCGCTTCCCGGCGCTGGCCGAGCACGTCCGGCCGCTCGCCGACCGGGTCGACGAGCGCACCGGCGCACCGGTCACCGACCTGCTCTGCGACACGCCCGGACCGGGCGACGAGGAGAAGGTCAGCGCCACCCGGATCTGCCAGCCGGGTCTCGGCGTCGCCGGGATCGGGATGACCCAGCTGCTCGCCGACCTCGGGGTGACCCCGCAGGTGACCCTCGGGCACAGCGTCGGCGAGCTGGCGGCGGCGGTCGCGGCCGGGGCGCTGACCCCGGACGACGGCATCGAGTTCCTGATCGAGCGGGGCGCCGCGGTCACCTCGGGCAAGGAGCCGGCTGCCGGAACGATGGCGGCGGTCCGGATCGACGCGGCCGGGTTCGAGCAGCTGCGGGCCGGTATCGAGGGGGTCTGGGCGGGCTGTTACAACCACCCCACCCAGATCGTCGCGAGCGGGCACGAGGCCGCGGTCGGCAAGCTGGTGGAGCGGTGCCGGGACCGGGACGTGCCGGTGGTGCCGCTGCGCGTGTCGCACGCGTTCCACTCGCCGCTGATGGCCGAGGTCGACACCCGGGTCGCCACCCAGGTGGACCGGCTGCCGGTCCGCAAGCCGATCCGCACGTTCGTGTCCAGCGTGGACCCGGCGGCCGCGGCCGACCCGGAGACGCTGCGCGCGCTGTGGAGCCGGCAGGGCTCGGCGCCGGTGCTGTTCCGGGACGCGGTGGACGCGGCGGTCGCGGCCGGCGCGAAGATCCTGGTCCAGGTCTCGGCCGGGGACGCGCTGCTCGGGATGGCCGCGCAGACGCCGTCGGCGCGCGGGATGGACTCGATCGCCCTGATGCCGGCCGAGCCGGACGAGGGCTACGCACTGCTCGAAGGGCTGGGCCGGCTGGCCGTGGCGGGGGCTCCGGTGGATCTCACGCCACTCTTCGAGGGGCTGGGCGTTCCGCTGGTCACGCTGCCGCCGTCACCGCTGGCCACCCAGCACTACTCGATCCGCCGGACCGCTCCGGGCGCAGCACCGGCCCGTTTTGTCCGCACAAGTGAAACTCGTCACGTACCTCCCCCCGTAACTCCGGAGCGCGAAGCGCTGCCGGCCGCCGTAACCAGGAACGGAGAGCAGATCCCGGTGAACGACGTCATCTCCCTGATGCGCGAGCAGCTTGCGGTCCTTCGGGGCATCGGCGCCGAGCCGGGCGCCCTGCCGGACGCCCCGGTGAGCCCCGCCGCGCCGGCGCTTCCGGCCGTCGTGGCGACCCCGCCCGCGCCGGCCAAGCCGGAGATCGCGGCGCCGCCCGCGACCCGGGTCTCGGTCCCGGCGCAGAAGCCGGCCGCCGCACCCGTCGCCGCCCCGGCCCGGGCCGCGGACCACCAGCTGTACGCCGAGGTGGTGGCCGAGGTCGCCGCGATGGTCGGCAAGATCAGCGCCTACCCGGCCGACATGGTCCGCCCGGAGCAGACGTTCGCGACCGACCTCGGCTTCGACTCGATCATGACGGCCGAGTTGATCGCCGCGTCCAAGCGCCGCTGGCCGGACCTGGACCTGGCGCCCGAGCAGGTGTTCGGCATCGCCACCGTGCGGGAGCTGACCACGCTGCTGGCGCAGGCCCTGGGCGGCACCGCGCCGGCCCCGCTCGCCGCGCCGGCCCCGGCCGCCGAGGTGGAGCAGTCGCTGGTCCCGCGGACCGACAGCCGCCGGCCCGAGGTCGCGGACGTGACCAAGCTGCCCGAGCTGGTCCAGTTCGAGTCGCGCGGCAACATCCTGGAGCGGGTCGGGGTGGCCAACCCGTACTACATCGTGCACGACAGCGTGATCAACGCCCGGACCTCGGTGCACGGCCGGCAGCTGATCTCCTTCTCCAGCTACAACTACCTGGGCCTGTCCGGGCACCCGATGGTCAACTACGCGGTGAAGGAGGCGGTCGAGCGCTACGGCTCCTCGGTCTCGGCCGCCCGGATCCTCTCCGGCAACCGGGCCCTGCACGACGAGCTGGACCGCAGCCTGGCCGCCCTGGTCGGCGCCGAGGACGCGATCTCGCTGCTCGGCGGGCACTCGACGAACGTCGGGATCATCGGGCACATGGTCGGCCCGGAGGACCTGATCGTGCACGACGCGCTCGCGCACGACAGCATCCTGCAGGGCTGCCGGCTCTCCGGGGCGAACCGCCAGCCGTTCCCGCACCAGGACCTGGCCTCGCTGGACGCGCTGCTGACCCGGATCCGGGACCGCTACCGCCGGGTGCTGGTCATCGTCGAGGGCGTCTACAGCATGGACGGCGACATCTGTGACCTGCCGGCCCTGATCGCGCTGAAGAAGAAGCACGGCGCGCTGCTGATGGTCGACGAGGCGCACAGCATCGGCGTGCTCGGCGCCCGCGGTGGCGGCGTCGGCGAGCACTTCGGGGTGGACCGCGGCGACGTGGACATCTGGATGGGCACCCTGTCCAAGTCGCTGGCCAGCTGCGGTGGCTACATCGCCGGGAAGCACGAGCTGATCGAGTACCTGCGGTACACGCTGCCCGGCTTCATCTTCAGCGCCGGGATGAGCCCGATGAACGCGGCCGCCGCGCTGGCCGCCGTGCACATCCTCCGCGAGGAGCCGCAGCGGCTGAAGGTGCTGCACGACCGGGCCGCGACGTTCCTGCGGCTGGCCAAGCAGGCCGGGCTGGACACCGGGCCGAGCTCCGGAACTCCGGTCATCCCGTGCATCACCGGTGACTCGGTGAAGGCGTTGAAGCTGGCGGACATGTTGCTCAAGAACGGGGTCAGCGCGAACCCGATCATGTACCCGGCGGTCAAGGAGAAGCTG encodes:
- a CDS encoding sensor domain-containing diguanylate cyclase; this encodes MRVRNWIAVLVSLLLLAAAGGVAIMVNRSALSAADTVHRADSTELGTNNATLTGQLQLLSAQELAQVLADHTLSMAKGGAADHALLVMAASKSTTFEYGMLITDLDGNVLNASRTAGVPAADNAGWAPMRKQFASGSEVGFSSVMTVDGIALAAVAVPILAGGDPVGFLIGLNQVAITSLQKYTVQLASGNHRTDVVDSAGIVAASSVPDLVGSRADEAIVTQLAKGSGTRFVEYRSGSTSMIAIVVGGLPSGYSYVRTQTKSTFDGAVHRRSQTVNITLLVMLLIGVVGISVLGYRSQIQRRRADERFQALFQHAPDIVTVIDREGRMIFTSPSSAAILGFEPGLLTGHSVFDMVHPDDQPAMREKLDALLGDPAGVLRLQCRVRASTGHYRWFDFTASNQMANPALNGVVINARDISENRAFQERLAHEAEHDPLTGLPNRRRMQDALSSSLRRDPVAVLFVDLDGFKPVNDQYGHEAGDELLRQVADRLSGCIRAGDVLARVGGDEFVVLMPGSLGPSDVEAMATRVRMVVEMPFRITGQHITIGASVGVHLAGPASDPDSALRAADHAMYEIKRSGGSRGLTRVLETIGRHRARD
- a CDS encoding alpha/beta-hydrolase family protein, which encodes MRAPLSLTGAGLAAVFFCLAFTPSLLPRNGVLQGVVAGITAAMGYALGTAIGALIRLRFRFSPRAVRIWWRVLAVLLLPMIATCLVLGVRWQRELRLRLGMAPAQEYDIVRTVGAGLLTFGLILLIARALRLATHGCAQVFRLVVPERAAYCAGTVVVAVLSYSAFDGLLVAHLFAVADRSAAVINNGTGNGVRIPSSPLRSGGPDSLVPWDTLGRQGRNFVASAPSPDELATFAGHPAMEPIRLYAGLASAGTMRERADLVVREMDRTGAFQRQVVALFTPTGTGWVDNRVTQSLEYMYAGNTALVSMQYSYLPSSIAFVGDRSAVVDAASALITAVRQRWSALPAGHRPKLLLFGESLGTYGIESTFGSAADLVNGADGVLMEGPTFANPIHQRLTRQRAPGTPVWDPVYPGLPVEFADTGEELRNRPGPQPKVVYLQNSSDPVVWWNWSLLWKRPPWLHGERGPDVTPAMHWFPWVTFWQTTCDLVFANQAPTGHGHVYKSTTVDGWATVAPPPGWTVADTMRLRERLGN
- a CDS encoding antibiotic biosynthesis monooxygenase yields the protein MESAVTVAITRRADPSRAAEMTAWVRAGASLAEDFPGFLGTGWVQPEPGSPEWHMLYRFADAEALRDWEESPQRRWWLTSAEGFVEHTRVERRTGIEGWFDPPRELHVKQDVQTPPRWKQAVTIWLGFFPVSLLAGWLLAPYLTGLHLVLRTMITTLVLTPIMTYLVLPRVTRALQPWLKR
- a CDS encoding oxidoreductase codes for the protein MAGSAGTVLRTVDGGRTWSSVGPADAAELQFRDIEAFDARHAVALTIGSGTDSRIYTTADAGKTWTRTFQNEDAAAFYDCMTFLDRRHGLALSDPVDGKFRILATRDGGRSWSVLPATGMPAALDGEFAFAASGTCLVSTTPGHLTARDSATPADHLASRDPAAPAGDSSAPANRLASRDSSGQADQLASRDSAGQAFFATGGGATARVFSSRDLGRTWQVTATPIPSGPSAGIYGLAFRDPAHGLAVGGDYTVPESAPSGAAVTRNGRTWTVSRTVPGEYRSGVTWSGSHDALTVGPTGSDLSRDGGLTWQRFDTGSFDAVACVGHACWASGEQGRVARLTWPH
- a CDS encoding response regulator transcription factor codes for the protein MRVVLAEDHALLRDGLTRLLTAHGCEVVSAVDNGPALLPALVEHRPDVAVVDVRLPPTFTDEGLQAAIAARGVIPGMPVLVLSQHVEPLYARELLSDRSGGVGYLLKDRVSHVAQFVDAVRRVATGGTAMDPEVVYQLLARRQSPLSALTGREREVLGLMAEGRSNAAIATKLFVGEKAVSKHINSIFTKLDLPPSDDDNRRVLAVLTFLNA